The Aneurinibacillus sp. REN35 nucleotide sequence CCGGGCCTACAACCGTCAATGCAACGCCTTCTTTTTCCACGAAGGCAGCCAGTTCCTCAAAGTCATTCACACCTATCGAGATGCATTCAGCCAACTGTGCAATACCGGCATTGCCAGGTGCACAGTACACCTGTGATACATTCGGGCTTTGCGCAAGCTTCCATACGAGGGCATGCTCACGTCCGCCGCCTCCCACAACGAGTACCTTCATCATCCATTTCCTCCCGTTATCTTAGTGCTTGAAATGGCGAACTTTCGTCATGACCATTGCAATGCCGTGCTGGTTCGCCGCCTTGATGGAGTCTTCATCACGAATCGAGCCGCCTGGCTGAATAATAGCTGTGATACCGGCCTTGGCCGCTTCTTCTACCGTATCCGGCATCGGGAAGAAGGCATCGGATGCAAGTACACTGCGGAACGAGCGATCTCCCGCCTGCTCAATTGCGATACGCGCTGCTCCTACGCGGTTCATCTGTCCCGCGCCCACACCGATTGTCATACTATCTTTCGCCAGTACAATCGCATTCGACTTCACATGCTTTACAATCTTCCAAGCAAACAGCAGCTGCTGCAGTTCCTCTTCTGTCGGCTTGCGATCTGTAACGACTTCTATATCTTCTGCTGTAACCTGCTTGCGATCCGCTTCCTGCACAAGCATGCCGCCTTCTACACTTGTAAGCTTCCAATCCACTGCCTTCTCTTCTGTATGCAGATCTCCAAGCGCAAGTAAGCGAAGGTTTTTCTTCTCTTTTAATATGTCCAGCGCCTCGTCTGTAAAAGAAGGAGCCATGATAATCTCCAGAAAAATCTCCTTAAGCAGAAGCGCAGTATCCTTATCAATCGGACGATTAGCTGCGATGATACCGCCAAAAATGGAGACAGGATCAGATTCATATGCTTTTTTGTAGGCATCAAGAACGGTCGTACCTGTACCTACGCCGCATGGATTCGTGTGCTTCACAGCGACAACGGCCGGTTTATCGAACTCCTTTACGATTGCAAGAGCCGCATTGCCGTCGTTGATATTGTTATAGGAAAGCTCCTTGCCATGCAGTTGCTTCGCTGTAGCGATGTTGCCCTGCCCCGCCAGCGGTTCACGATAAAAAGCGGCCGTCTGGTGCGGATTCTCTCCATAACGTAAATCCTGCGCTTTTTCATATGTTACTGTATAGCTTTCTGGAAGCTGTTCACCTACTTGTTCCGTTAAATATTGAGAGATGAGCGCATCATATGCCGCAGTATGACGGAATACCTTAGCTGCCAGCTTGCGCTTCGTTTCCTCGCTTACGCCTTTGCCCGCCTTAATTTCTTCCACAACCTTGCCATAGTCTGC carries:
- the purH gene encoding bifunctional phosphoribosylaminoimidazolecarboxamide formyltransferase/IMP cyclohydrolase, with amino-acid sequence MSEVQVKRALISVSDKTGIVEFAKELEKLGVEIISTGGTATLLQKEGVNVIGISEVTGFPEILDGRLKTLDPHIHGGLLAVRDDAKHQQQIAEHNITPIDLVVVNLYPFKATISKPNVPFAEAIENIDIGGPTMLRSAAKNHKFVAVVVDAADYGKVVEEIKAGKGVSEETKRKLAAKVFRHTAAYDALISQYLTEQVGEQLPESYTVTYEKAQDLRYGENPHQTAAFYREPLAGQGNIATAKQLHGKELSYNNINDGNAALAIVKEFDKPAVVAVKHTNPCGVGTGTTVLDAYKKAYESDPVSIFGGIIAANRPIDKDTALLLKEIFLEIIMAPSFTDEALDILKEKKNLRLLALGDLHTEEKAVDWKLTSVEGGMLVQEADRKQVTAEDIEVVTDRKPTEEELQQLLFAWKIVKHVKSNAIVLAKDSMTIGVGAGQMNRVGAARIAIEQAGDRSFRSVLASDAFFPMPDTVEEAAKAGITAIIQPGGSIRDEDSIKAANQHGIAMVMTKVRHFKH